The Halalkalibacter krulwichiae genome has a segment encoding these proteins:
- a CDS encoding YjiH family protein produces MEAEKLQTTEDLKKEKEYTTKEYMKFWLPSLIGVLLFLVPISINDKVTIGLGVLADALQAAIASHIPLIMTIVLCISAIGSLVVTITNPQLIKDKPFLNSLFNITPFWLVLRIIGAVFAIVTLGQIGPEFIWSPYTGGVVLYDLIPVLMVWFLFACLFMPLLLQFGLMDFIGTLVRKVMYPLFKLPGRSSVDALASWMGSGTVGVLLTTQQYESGYYTKREASVVATNFSIASIAFSLVIAKFLDIDHMFIQFYFTVIVTGIIAAIICPRIPPLSLKKDGYYEPVGKQIDEVVPEGVSSFRWGVEKAVEKANQVKSYRSVVKSGVQNVVDIWFALIPLVMALGTVALVIAEFTPIFTYLSYPFVPLLQLLQIPEAQAAAPAMIVGFADMFLPAVIGSGIESELTRFVIGVMSLTQLIYMSEIGILLLKSKIPLSFFQLLIIFLQRTIITLPVAAAMAHFLFF; encoded by the coding sequence ATGGAAGCTGAGAAACTACAAACAACAGAAGATTTGAAAAAAGAAAAAGAGTATACCACAAAGGAATATATGAAGTTTTGGTTACCATCATTAATTGGGGTGTTGCTTTTTTTAGTCCCTATTTCAATAAACGATAAGGTTACGATAGGGTTAGGGGTGTTAGCGGATGCACTACAGGCTGCCATTGCTAGTCATATTCCATTAATTATGACGATTGTTCTTTGCATATCAGCTATTGGTAGTTTAGTTGTTACAATTACGAACCCTCAATTGATCAAGGACAAACCATTTCTAAATAGTTTATTTAATATTACTCCATTTTGGTTAGTACTTAGAATAATTGGTGCAGTATTTGCTATTGTTACATTGGGTCAAATAGGACCTGAATTCATCTGGTCACCATATACTGGTGGCGTAGTTCTTTACGATTTAATTCCGGTATTAATGGTTTGGTTCTTATTTGCTTGCTTATTTATGCCGCTTTTGCTGCAGTTTGGTTTAATGGATTTTATCGGGACATTGGTACGTAAAGTGATGTATCCATTATTTAAGCTTCCGGGTCGTTCTTCTGTCGATGCTTTAGCATCTTGGATGGGAAGTGGAACAGTAGGTGTTTTATTAACGACGCAACAATATGAGTCTGGTTACTATACAAAGCGAGAAGCATCTGTTGTCGCTACAAACTTTTCGATCGCATCGATTGCTTTTAGTCTAGTCATTGCAAAGTTTTTAGACATTGACCATATGTTTATTCAATTTTATTTTACAGTAATTGTAACGGGAATTATTGCTGCGATTATTTGCCCGAGAATCCCTCCGCTTTCATTAAAAAAGGATGGGTACTATGAACCGGTTGGAAAACAAATTGATGAAGTTGTTCCAGAAGGAGTATCAAGCTTCCGTTGGGGAGTTGAAAAAGCAGTAGAAAAAGCGAACCAGGTCAAGAGTTACCGTAGCGTTGTAAAAAGTGGAGTTCAAAATGTCGTTGATATTTGGTTTGCCTTAATTCCTTTGGTAATGGCATTGGGAACGGTTGCTCTTGTCATTGCTGAATTTACACCAATTTTTACTTACTTATCTTATCCTTTTGTCCCATTATTACAGTTATTACAAATTCCTGAAGCACAGGCTGCCGCTCCAGCTATGATTGTCGGGTTTGCTGACATGTTTTTACCTGCCGTTATCGGGAGTGGGATTGAGTCAGAGCTTACACGTTTTGTAATTGGTGTAATGTCGTTAACACAATTAATTTACATGTCTGAAATTGGAATTCTGTTATTAAAATCAAAAATTCCTCTATCATTTTTTCAGTTATTAATTATCTTTTTACAAAGAACGATTATTACCCTTCCAGTCGCTGCTGCAATGGCACACTTTTTATTCTTCTAA
- a CDS encoding class I SAM-dependent methyltransferase, with translation MMKDNFEEYHDPQLYDKENQQYIPELPFLLKWAARVKGTIIDLACGTGRLTIPMAENGYSLIGVDIHNGNIVNIYTISHFDTLNQVQHYTTIRKYKSSRGELVNEKRTTIKLRYVFPKEMERLLLLHGFKIIDVYRDWNGAPVTNDSYDMIYVCEKVRG, from the coding sequence ATGATGAAAGATAATTTCGAGGAGTATCATGATCCTCAATTATATGATAAAGAAAATCAACAATATATACCTGAATTACCATTTCTATTGAAATGGGCAGCAAGAGTGAAAGGAACGATTATCGACCTAGCTTGTGGTACTGGGAGACTCACGATCCCTATGGCGGAAAATGGGTATAGTCTCATAGGAGTAGACATACATAATGGGAACATAGTTAATATTTATACAATTAGTCATTTTGACACATTAAATCAAGTGCAACATTATACAACAATTAGAAAATATAAAAGTAGCCGTGGTGAATTGGTTAATGAAAAGAGAACAACGATAAAGTTAAGATATGTTTTTCCGAAAGAAATGGAAAGACTATTGCTTTTGCATGGTTTTAAAATCATTGATGTTTATCGAGATTGGAACGGAGCACCGGTCACAAATGATAGTTATGACATGATATATGTTTGTGAAAAGGTTAGAGGATGA
- a CDS encoding gamma-glutamyl-gamma-aminobutyrate hydrolase family protein (Members of this family of hydrolases with an active site Cys residue belong to MEROPS family C26.) → MEKVNSYHHQGIKTLSEQLVPAATAEDGLIEAVVMPNNTFILAVQWHPEFNYEVNENNFTLFIEFVRACKQH, encoded by the coding sequence ATGGAGAAGGTAAATAGTTATCATCATCAAGGGATTAAGACTCTATCAGAGCAGCTAGTACCCGCAGCAACTGCTGAAGATGGATTAATAGAAGCAGTTGTCATGCCCAACAATACATTCATCTTAGCCGTTCAGTGGCATCCTGAGTTCAACTATGAGGTAAATGAAAATAACTTTACTTTGTTTATAGAGTTTGTAAGAGCATGTAAGCAACATTGA
- a CDS encoding iron-siderophore ABC transporter substrate-binding protein: protein MNGKGNDSLLTTLFIAILTIALAGCSQQSGLTAEPKESDSKDIESENEIVINHAFGETIIDEKPERVVTISWANHDVALALGVVPVGFSAANYGVQDESGMLPWTAEKLKELGEENPTIFQDTDGLDFEAISDAEPDVILAAYSGITQEEYDTLSEIAPVVAYETGPWVTTWRDQIKFNSIGMGLEEEGKQLIADTEKLIQDKANEHAEIKGKKAAFAMINATDLSKFYVYTPADPRGEFLAELGMEYPESIMSQIADSNSFYIELSAENADALNDVEVLISYGDENTLKALQADPILGKVPAIERGSVVIIGDNTPLAASGNPNPLSIQYSIDEYLQLLSEAVSKLD, encoded by the coding sequence ATGAATGGAAAAGGAAACGATTCATTATTGACAACATTATTTATTGCTATACTAACGATTGCATTAGCTGGCTGCAGTCAGCAATCAGGTTTAACCGCCGAACCTAAGGAATCTGATAGCAAAGATATAGAATCTGAAAATGAAATAGTAATCAACCATGCTTTTGGGGAAACGATTATTGATGAGAAACCTGAACGCGTTGTTACCATTTCGTGGGCAAACCATGACGTTGCCCTTGCTCTTGGTGTTGTCCCTGTAGGATTCTCTGCAGCTAACTACGGTGTTCAAGATGAGAGCGGAATGTTACCTTGGACTGCAGAGAAATTAAAAGAACTTGGTGAAGAAAACCCAACTATCTTCCAAGATACTGACGGTTTAGATTTTGAAGCCATCTCAGACGCTGAACCAGATGTCATATTAGCAGCCTACTCAGGTATTACTCAAGAGGAATATGACACTTTAAGTGAAATAGCTCCAGTTGTAGCTTATGAAACTGGTCCTTGGGTAACGACATGGCGTGATCAAATTAAATTCAATTCCATAGGCATGGGACTGGAAGAAGAAGGAAAACAACTGATTGCTGATACAGAGAAATTAATTCAAGATAAAGCAAATGAACACGCTGAAATAAAAGGGAAGAAAGCTGCATTTGCTATGATTAATGCTACAGATTTGTCAAAATTCTACGTCTACACACCAGCTGATCCAAGAGGAGAGTTCCTTGCTGAGCTAGGAATGGAATACCCGGAGAGTATCATGAGTCAAATTGCCGATTCAAATAGTTTTTATATTGAATTAAGTGCTGAGAACGCAGACGCACTGAATGATGTAGAAGTTTTAATATCTTATGGAGATGAAAATACATTAAAAGCACTGCAAGCTGACCCAATCCTTGGGAAAGTTCCAGCTATTGAAAGAGGATCTGTTGTCATTATTGGAGATAATACTCCACTCGCAGCATCTGGGAATCCAAACCCACTTTCGATTCAATATTCAATTGATGAATACTTACAATTACTTTCAGAAGCTGTTAGCAAATTAGATTAA
- a CDS encoding FecCD family ABC transporter permease encodes MMNETINLIMLGRKKRRRRFILVTSLLTLIALLLSCAMLMLGNTIYPAQDVIRVLLGEEVQGATFAVGTIRFPRMVAGVFAGFAFGVGGYIFQTMLRNPLANPNVIGITAGSSAAAVFCIIVLHASNAVVSIASVVGGLTTVLVIFLLSKGTSFSIGRLILIGIGIQAMLNAIISYLLLIGQQHDLPTAMRWLSGSLNGVKMENLYPLIMVVLIFAPVLIVLGKRLDLLELGEQAATSLGINTDKTRFLLIISSVLIIALATATTGPIAFVAFLSGPIAKRLVGVGFSNIIPAGLVGIILVLASDLIGQFAFTSRYPVGVITGILGAPYLIYLLIRMNRKGDL; translated from the coding sequence ATGATGAATGAAACTATTAATCTTATAATGTTAGGTAGAAAAAAGAGACGTCGTCGTTTTATTCTCGTTACTTCTCTCCTCACCCTCATAGCTCTGCTCCTTTCTTGCGCTATGCTAATGCTAGGGAACACGATTTACCCAGCTCAGGATGTCATACGTGTTTTACTAGGAGAGGAAGTACAAGGGGCAACCTTTGCAGTAGGTACGATTCGTTTCCCAAGAATGGTTGCAGGAGTCTTTGCTGGCTTCGCTTTCGGAGTTGGTGGATATATATTTCAAACCATGTTGCGGAACCCTTTAGCAAATCCCAATGTTATCGGAATAACAGCTGGCTCAAGTGCTGCTGCTGTATTTTGTATTATTGTCCTTCATGCAAGTAATGCGGTTGTTTCTATTGCCTCTGTTGTTGGGGGACTTACTACCGTGTTGGTTATTTTCCTTTTATCAAAAGGAACTTCTTTTTCTATTGGTAGGTTAATATTAATCGGAATTGGTATTCAAGCAATGCTCAATGCTATCATCTCCTATTTATTATTAATTGGACAGCAACACGATCTTCCTACTGCAATGAGATGGTTAAGTGGTAGTCTAAATGGAGTTAAAATGGAGAATCTTTATCCTCTTATTATGGTTGTTCTTATTTTTGCACCTGTTCTAATCGTACTCGGGAAACGATTAGATTTGTTAGAACTTGGAGAGCAAGCAGCAACTTCACTTGGGATAAATACTGACAAGACAAGATTTCTACTTATTATTAGTTCCGTACTTATCATTGCATTAGCTACCGCTACTACAGGACCGATCGCATTCGTTGCATTTCTTTCTGGACCAATCGCAAAAAGACTAGTTGGTGTTGGATTTTCAAATATAATTCCAGCAGGTCTTGTTGGAATTATATTGGTTTTGGCATCAGATCTTATTGGACAATTCGCATTCACTTCTAGATATCCTGTTGGTGTCATTACAGGTATTCTTGGTGCACCTTACTTGATCTACTTGCTCATTCGGATGAATCGAAAAGGAGATTTATAA
- a CDS encoding ABC transporter ATP-binding protein, whose protein sequence is MKPTHTFQSEGITAGYDHKTILHDVSLSIPSNKISIIIGANGCGKSTLLKTMARLIKPTSGQVTLDGKPINRIPPKQLARVLGLLPQSPIVPEGITVADLVGRGRFPHQTFLKGWTKKDYEAVAEAMEIMKITEFSDRHIDELSGGQRQRVWIAMALAQQTDILFLDEPTTYLDITYQIEILDLLTDLNRKHGTTIVMVLHDINLSARYADHIFALQKGKLVAEGKPSKVITNALIEDIFGLHCTVIKDPVSGSPSVVPIGRYHNKLRMYS, encoded by the coding sequence ATGAAACCAACACATACTTTTCAATCTGAGGGAATCACTGCTGGATACGATCATAAAACGATTTTACATGACGTTAGTTTATCGATCCCAAGCAATAAAATAAGCATTATTATTGGAGCCAATGGCTGTGGTAAATCTACATTACTTAAAACAATGGCCAGGCTTATCAAACCAACTTCTGGGCAAGTTACCTTGGACGGAAAACCAATTAATAGAATTCCACCAAAACAATTGGCTCGTGTATTAGGCCTTTTGCCTCAATCACCTATTGTTCCTGAGGGTATAACGGTTGCTGATTTAGTTGGACGTGGGAGATTTCCACACCAAACATTTCTAAAAGGTTGGACAAAAAAGGACTATGAAGCTGTTGCTGAAGCAATGGAAATAATGAAAATCACCGAATTTTCAGATCGACATATTGATGAACTTTCAGGTGGTCAAAGACAGCGTGTATGGATTGCGATGGCTCTTGCACAACAAACTGACATTTTATTTCTCGATGAACCAACAACCTATTTAGACATTACCTATCAGATAGAAATTCTTGACCTTCTGACAGACCTTAACCGCAAACATGGAACAACGATTGTCATGGTTCTTCATGATATTAACTTGTCCGCTCGTTATGCAGACCATATTTTCGCTCTTCAAAAAGGAAAGCTTGTCGCAGAAGGGAAACCATCAAAAGTAATTACAAATGCGTTGATTGAAGATATATTTGGTCTTCATTGTACGGTCATAAAAGACCCCGTCTCTGGATCTCCCTCCGTGGTCCCAATAGGGCGATATCATAATAAATTGAGAATGTACTCTTAA
- a CDS encoding DUF5068 domain-containing protein has protein sequence MNKKSLALFGAIFMAPLLGACASETDVNEEVEPAVAEENQIQEEPVKSDTEQKDNNVGTFLNPYLAEDLNADVKVIYTNTNPGLKHEFSEDVVINIDEYQIVHVSNMNESSKSNFDEEDEGYVLTYKMTLVNDSDEDVYYAGGVSLLSDDGTEYIIPRQHLVDREQWLKDDSNDNFSQYSKGATYTGMNAHSMTKAQFDKLSSPTLKIDAFFLEDDVSKRIGEDAIFQIPFNDEGVEKAAVSSQLYQDKMTTDNIADKEVFFEETDMNETKEIDGVKITLNGVQYADLTPTEAYKDSFSDFGENGVVALTAKVTIENGSDTPFDKFFIDRKLIIDGNRGTMFNQGMLEPSFSGTVNPGDKDEFLTVFLFRKDEFAIFNEFEFHLGPLKDSEANLLFKEKTVTFDLPVEK, from the coding sequence ATGAATAAGAAAAGCTTAGCGTTATTTGGAGCGATTTTTATGGCGCCACTTTTAGGGGCATGCGCAAGTGAAACAGACGTTAATGAAGAAGTAGAGCCTGCTGTAGCGGAAGAAAACCAAATTCAAGAAGAGCCGGTTAAATCTGATACGGAACAAAAAGACAATAACGTTGGAACGTTTCTGAATCCATATCTCGCAGAAGATTTAAACGCTGATGTGAAAGTTATTTATACAAATACAAATCCTGGATTGAAACATGAGTTTAGTGAAGATGTTGTTATTAACATTGATGAATACCAAATCGTGCATGTATCCAATATGAATGAGTCCAGTAAGTCGAATTTTGATGAGGAAGATGAAGGATATGTTCTTACATACAAGATGACATTGGTTAATGATTCAGATGAAGATGTGTATTATGCTGGAGGAGTTTCTTTATTGTCAGATGATGGAACAGAATATATTATTCCGAGACAGCACCTTGTCGACCGTGAGCAGTGGCTTAAGGATGATAGTAATGATAATTTCTCTCAATACTCCAAAGGGGCAACATACACGGGAATGAACGCTCATTCGATGACAAAAGCGCAGTTTGATAAGCTAAGTTCACCAACGCTAAAAATTGATGCATTCTTCTTAGAAGATGATGTCTCAAAAAGAATAGGTGAGGATGCTATATTCCAAATTCCTTTTAATGATGAAGGTGTTGAAAAAGCTGCAGTATCATCACAGCTCTATCAAGATAAAATGACGACCGATAATATCGCCGATAAAGAAGTGTTTTTTGAAGAGACCGACATGAATGAAACGAAAGAAATTGATGGGGTGAAGATCACTTTAAACGGTGTCCAGTATGCCGACTTGACGCCAACTGAGGCTTATAAAGATAGTTTTTCTGATTTTGGTGAGAACGGAGTTGTTGCGTTGACAGCGAAGGTAACAATTGAAAATGGAAGTGATACTCCATTTGATAAATTTTTCATTGATCGAAAACTAATTATTGATGGGAATCGCGGAACGATGTTTAATCAGGGTATGCTTGAGCCGAGTTTCAGTGGCACGGTAAACCCAGGTGACAAAGATGAGTTTCTAACTGTTTTCTTATTTAGAAAGGATGAATTTGCTATTTTTAACGAGTTTGAATTCCATCTTGGTCCGCTTAAAGATAGCGAAGCGAACCTGTTATTTAAAGAGAAGACTGTTACATTTGATTTGCCAGTGGAGAAATAA
- the rluF gene encoding 23S rRNA pseudouridine(2604) synthase RluF, which produces MRINKFISEAGKASRRGADKLITEGRVTINGKRAKIGDQVEPGDDVLVNGAPIRVARNNVYIALNKPVGITSTTEKKVKGNIVDLVNHPLRIFNIGRLDKDSEGLILLTNDGDIVNEILRAENEHEKEYIVSVDKPITPEFVKNMSEGVKILGTRTLPCEVRPLSKFDFQIILKQGLNRQIRRMCEELGYEVYRLQRIRIMNIHLGNLPPGQWRDLSKKERTQLFRELNYEPKEW; this is translated from the coding sequence ATTCGTATTAATAAATTTATTAGTGAAGCTGGAAAAGCATCAAGACGTGGTGCCGACAAATTAATTACTGAAGGAAGGGTTACAATAAATGGAAAACGCGCAAAAATAGGTGACCAAGTCGAGCCTGGGGATGATGTTCTAGTAAATGGAGCACCGATTCGAGTAGCTAGAAATAATGTCTATATTGCCTTAAATAAACCTGTAGGCATTACTAGTACAACAGAAAAGAAGGTAAAGGGAAATATTGTTGATTTAGTGAATCACCCGTTAAGAATATTTAATATAGGGCGACTAGACAAAGACTCGGAAGGCTTAATACTCTTAACAAACGATGGCGATATCGTTAATGAGATTTTACGTGCTGAGAATGAGCACGAAAAAGAATATATCGTTTCAGTAGACAAGCCTATCACTCCTGAATTTGTAAAAAACATGTCTGAAGGCGTAAAAATATTAGGCACAAGAACACTTCCTTGTGAAGTAAGACCGTTATCAAAATTTGATTTTCAAATTATTTTAAAACAGGGGTTAAATCGTCAAATTCGTCGGATGTGCGAAGAGTTAGGCTACGAAGTCTACAGACTGCAAAGAATTCGGATTATGAATATCCATTTAGGAAATCTCCCTCCTGGACAATGGAGAGATCTATCAAAAAAAGAACGCACACAATTATTTAGAGAGCTCAACTATGAGCCAAAGGAATGGTAA
- a CDS encoding antibiotic biosynthesis monooxygenase family protein, whose translation MFIQNKTIIVAEGHAEKMVERFSSEGIIEQQPGFIDLSILKKKQRKGNEEVIIMIRWESESAWKTWETSDVHLAGHRANRGQPSPSFIIESKQEVYHVIGQK comes from the coding sequence ATGTTTATTCAAAACAAAACAATTATTGTAGCAGAAGGACACGCCGAAAAGATGGTTGAACGGTTTTCTTCTGAAGGAATAATTGAACAACAACCAGGTTTTATAGATTTAAGCATATTAAAGAAAAAGCAAAGAAAAGGGAATGAAGAAGTAATCATTATGATACGTTGGGAGTCTGAAAGTGCTTGGAAGACATGGGAAACAAGTGATGTTCATCTTGCAGGACATCGTGCAAATCGCGGGCAACCATCCCCCTCATTTATTATTGAAAGCAAACAAGAAGTTTATCATGTAATTGGACAAAAATAA
- a CDS encoding ABC transporter ATP-binding protein, translated as MQSILQTEKLTLAYGETIIIKELDLLIPKGEITVFIGGNGCGKSTLLRSIARLLKPEGGSVLLAGESIANLPTKEVARKMAILPQAPDSPEGLSVLQLVKQGRYPYQNWFKQWTKEDEKQVINALNSTSLLELKDRAIDELSGGQRQRAWIAMTLAQNTDIILLDEPTTYLDMTHQIEILDLLYDLNEKEKRTIVMVLHDLNLACRYAHNLVAIRNQQIVAQGKPEDIVNTELVQQIFDMRCVVTVDPIVGTPLCIPYGKGRSVVTI; from the coding sequence ATGCAAAGCATTTTACAAACTGAAAAACTCACTCTTGCTTATGGTGAAACAATTATTATTAAAGAGCTAGACTTGTTGATTCCTAAAGGTGAAATCACGGTATTTATTGGCGGGAATGGCTGTGGAAAGTCTACTCTCCTTCGCTCTATAGCTAGACTTTTAAAGCCTGAAGGAGGAAGTGTATTACTTGCTGGAGAAAGTATTGCAAACCTACCTACAAAAGAAGTTGCAAGGAAAATGGCCATTCTTCCTCAGGCACCAGATTCCCCAGAAGGGTTATCTGTTTTACAACTAGTTAAACAAGGGAGGTATCCTTATCAGAACTGGTTCAAGCAGTGGACAAAAGAGGATGAAAAACAAGTAATCAATGCCTTGAATTCTACCTCTTTATTAGAATTAAAGGACAGGGCAATTGATGAATTATCAGGAGGGCAAAGACAACGAGCATGGATAGCCATGACACTTGCACAAAACACAGATATCATTTTGCTTGATGAACCAACGACTTATTTAGATATGACACATCAAATTGAGATTCTTGATTTATTGTATGATTTAAACGAGAAGGAAAAGAGAACGATTGTAATGGTTCTTCACGATTTAAACCTTGCTTGTCGTTATGCTCATAACTTGGTAGCGATACGAAATCAACAGATTGTCGCACAAGGAAAGCCCGAGGATATTGTTAATACTGAACTTGTCCAACAAATTTTTGATATGCGGTGTGTTGTCACGGTTGATCCTATCGTAGGTACACCACTTTGTATTCCATACGGGAAAGGGCGATCTGTCGTTACTATTTAA
- a CDS encoding FecCD family ABC transporter permease, with translation MRGYRSIRIGKDEVSLLLDKNALIKLVVLIIMTLVIFIVSIGLGQVKIDPFKVVSLLFGGGTELEQLVVNQFRLPRIFAAMLVGMALAVAGGILQGMIRNHLASPDTIGVTAGAGMAVVAFLWLFSDENYSLIVSVNWLPVVAFVGASLVAAAVYFLSWKDGVTPIRLILIGIGISALMQAGTTMFMVLGPIYMASQANIWITGSVNSVTWEDINVLFPVTLVLLILAFISSRNVNVQALGEDVATGVGSPVQRHRLILLMISTGLVGTAVAFAGGIGFVGLMAPHIARKLVGSSFGSLLPVSALIGAILVMVADLIGRTLFLPSIVPAGVFTATLGAPYFIYLLMKTKNG, from the coding sequence ATGAGAGGATATCGTAGCATTCGCATAGGTAAGGATGAGGTATCCCTGCTTTTAGATAAAAATGCCCTTATAAAATTAGTAGTCCTTATTATTATGACTTTAGTCATTTTTATTGTAAGTATTGGTTTAGGCCAAGTTAAAATCGACCCATTCAAAGTAGTCAGTCTATTGTTTGGAGGGGGGACGGAGCTAGAACAGCTCGTCGTTAATCAGTTTCGATTGCCAAGAATATTTGCTGCCATGTTAGTCGGAATGGCGTTAGCTGTAGCAGGGGGAATTCTCCAAGGCATGATCCGAAATCACCTAGCGTCCCCAGATACAATAGGAGTAACAGCAGGGGCGGGTATGGCAGTTGTGGCCTTTTTATGGCTTTTTAGTGATGAAAATTATTCGTTAATTGTTAGTGTAAATTGGCTACCTGTTGTGGCATTTGTTGGAGCTTCGCTTGTTGCAGCTGCTGTATATTTTTTATCTTGGAAGGACGGTGTAACACCTATTCGACTTATTCTGATAGGAATAGGGATTTCGGCCTTGATGCAGGCAGGGACAACTATGTTTATGGTATTAGGTCCAATCTATATGGCAAGTCAAGCGAATATTTGGATTACAGGAAGCGTAAATAGCGTGACATGGGAAGATATAAATGTCCTCTTTCCAGTAACCCTTGTATTGTTAATTCTGGCTTTTATCTCGTCACGTAATGTGAATGTCCAAGCTCTAGGAGAAGATGTTGCAACAGGGGTTGGTAGCCCCGTTCAGCGCCATCGCCTTATTCTTTTAATGATTAGTACAGGTTTAGTAGGGACAGCTGTTGCCTTTGCAGGTGGTATTGGATTTGTAGGATTGATGGCACCACATATAGCCCGTAAGCTTGTTGGCTCCTCGTTCGGTTCATTGTTGCCTGTTTCTGCTTTAATAGGAGCGATTCTTGTTATGGTGGCGGATTTAATTGGGCGTACGTTATTCTTGCCATCCATTGTTCCAGCTGGTGTATTTACTGCCACTTTAGGTGCTCCCTATTTCATTTATCTTTTAATGAAAACAAAAAATGGTTAG
- a CDS encoding ABC transporter substrate-binding protein, with product MKSKSHLLFSTLAILLFFVLAACGNTNNKTSTGETETTKETEVTSYSVEHAMGTTEIPEIPERVVILTNEGTEALLALGVTPVGAVMSWDQDPWYEHISAEMEGVEVVGDEIEVNIEKIAELQPDLIIGNKVRQEAIYSQLTAIAPTVFADDLAGDWKINFELYAKALNLTEKGQEVIAKYDQKVEELQATLGDKVNQEISVVRFSSRPTRIYYTDSFSGVVFDQIGFKRAAHQEKLFTPDNKMGNFAVEVDRELIPEMDADVLFYFTYADSIAVEEEWTNDPLWNNLNAVHEGNAHKVSDIIWNTAGGVLAANIMLDEIEEIFTEE from the coding sequence ATGAAAAGTAAATCACATTTATTATTTTCAACTCTCGCAATCTTATTATTCTTTGTATTAGCAGCTTGCGGAAACACAAATAATAAGACTTCAACAGGAGAAACAGAAACAACAAAAGAAACTGAAGTTACAAGTTATTCAGTAGAACATGCGATGGGTACGACTGAAATACCAGAAATTCCAGAACGTGTCGTTATTTTAACAAATGAAGGAACAGAAGCATTATTAGCACTAGGAGTTACACCTGTAGGAGCTGTAATGTCTTGGGACCAAGATCCTTGGTACGAACACATTAGTGCTGAAATGGAAGGCGTTGAAGTTGTTGGGGATGAAATTGAAGTAAATATTGAAAAAATTGCTGAGTTACAACCTGACTTAATTATCGGAAATAAAGTTCGTCAAGAAGCAATATATAGTCAATTAACTGCAATTGCTCCAACCGTTTTTGCTGACGATCTTGCTGGTGATTGGAAAATCAACTTTGAACTATATGCAAAAGCACTAAATTTAACTGAAAAGGGTCAAGAAGTAATAGCTAAATATGATCAAAAAGTAGAAGAATTGCAAGCGACGCTTGGAGATAAGGTTAACCAAGAAATTTCAGTTGTTCGCTTTAGCTCTCGTCCTACTCGTATTTACTACACAGATTCTTTCTCAGGTGTTGTATTTGACCAAATTGGCTTTAAGCGTGCAGCTCACCAAGAGAAACTATTTACTCCAGATAATAAAATGGGAAATTTCGCAGTTGAAGTAGATAGGGAATTAATCCCTGAAATGGATGCAGATGTATTATTTTACTTTACATATGCCGATTCAATCGCAGTTGAAGAAGAATGGACAAACGACCCACTCTGGAATAATCTAAATGCTGTTCATGAAGGCAATGCTCACAAAGTTAGTGATATTATCTGGAACACAGCTGGTGGTGTACTAGCTGCTAATATCATGTTAGATGAAATTGAAGAGATTTTTACTGAGGAATAA